A stretch of the Flavobacterium sp. 5 genome encodes the following:
- a CDS encoding NAD(P)H-binding protein gives MKIIITGSLGPISKPLAVKLIAEGHQITIVSSNKNKQKEIETLGAKAAIGSIEDIGFLTETFTGADVAYLMQPTVNFFDPSVDLLRHYEKICKKYVQAILNSGLKKIVHLSSIGGHSSTGNGMLAFHYYAEQALKKLPGDVAITTLRPMSFYSNIMAFISTIKGMKAIITSYKTDEPEPWASPLDIADVAAEELTTSAKGRKVTYIISDEVTSDKLIDVLGKAIGEEIQWITVPHETLEESYKDFGMSPQAANGFAKLNEAKNSGILYEDLIKHKAEITFGKVKIEDFAKDFALAYQNS, from the coding sequence ATGAAAATAATTATTACAGGTTCACTAGGACCAATCAGCAAACCGCTAGCAGTAAAATTAATAGCTGAAGGACATCAAATTACAATTGTCAGCAGTAACAAAAACAAGCAAAAAGAAATAGAAACCTTAGGTGCAAAAGCTGCTATCGGGAGTATTGAAGATATTGGCTTTTTAACTGAAACTTTCACAGGAGCAGATGTAGCCTATCTTATGCAACCTACCGTAAATTTCTTTGATCCTTCGGTAGATCTGTTGAGACACTATGAAAAAATTTGCAAAAAATATGTACAGGCAATTTTAAATTCAGGTTTAAAAAAAATTGTTCATTTAAGCAGTATTGGCGGACATTCCAGTACTGGAAATGGCATGTTAGCTTTTCATTATTATGCTGAGCAGGCTTTGAAAAAATTACCAGGGGATGTGGCAATTACCACTTTACGCCCTATGTCGTTTTACTCCAATATAATGGCATTTATTTCTACAATTAAAGGTATGAAAGCAATCATTACCAGTTATAAAACTGATGAACCAGAACCTTGGGCTTCTCCACTAGATATTGCTGATGTCGCTGCTGAGGAACTAACCACTTCTGCTAAGGGAAGAAAAGTGACATACATTATTAGTGATGAAGTAACAAGCGATAAACTAATTGATGTTTTAGGAAAAGCAATAGGTGAAGAAATTCAATGGATTACGGTACCGCATGAAACTTTGGAAGAGTCTTATAAAGATTTCGGAATGAGTCCGCAAGCGGCAAATGGTTTTGCAAAACTGAATGAAGCTAAAAATAGCGGAATTTTATACGAAGATCTTATAAAACATAAAGCAGAAATTACGTTTGGAAAAGTAAAAATTGAAGATTTTGCTAAAGACTTTGCACTGGCGTATCAAAATTCATAA
- a CDS encoding AraC family transcriptional regulator, producing the protein MENKPPIRLKTITEFHKLWALPKPEHPLISVVDYRQIKHSLLDSDQAVIMDYYSITIKRDLGVKIVYGQESFDFDEGLMFFMAPNQVFKIEKEIRNTTDHAGWILLIHPDFLWNTPLAKTIKKYEFFNYAMHEALFLSEKEEEMAVNIIQNIQHEYHSNIDTFSQNIIISQLETLLNYSERFYQRQFITRKIANHKILERIEDLLDVYFNDDLSNKGLPTVKFIAESLNISPSYMGGLLKLLTGQSTQQHIQNKIVEKAKEKLSTTNLSVGEIAYELGFEHSQSFNKFFKTKTKLSPLEFRTSFN; encoded by the coding sequence ATGGAAAATAAACCACCAATCCGATTAAAAACAATCACAGAGTTTCATAAACTTTGGGCATTACCAAAGCCTGAACATCCTTTGATTAGTGTTGTTGATTACAGACAAATCAAACACTCGCTCTTGGATTCCGATCAGGCAGTGATTATGGATTATTATTCCATTACTATCAAACGTGATTTGGGTGTGAAGATCGTTTACGGACAAGAATCTTTCGATTTTGATGAAGGTTTGATGTTTTTTATGGCGCCAAATCAGGTGTTTAAAATCGAGAAAGAAATTAGAAATACGACTGATCACGCAGGTTGGATTTTATTGATACATCCTGATTTTCTTTGGAACACACCTTTGGCTAAAACCATCAAAAAGTACGAGTTCTTTAATTATGCAATGCACGAAGCTTTATTTCTTTCAGAAAAAGAAGAAGAGATGGCGGTAAATATTATCCAAAATATCCAACACGAATATCATTCTAATATTGATACTTTTAGTCAGAACATTATCATTTCGCAATTGGAAACCTTGTTGAATTATTCTGAACGATTTTATCAAAGGCAATTCATCACCCGAAAAATAGCCAACCACAAAATATTAGAACGCATCGAAGATTTGCTTGATGTCTATTTTAATGATGATTTGTCGAATAAAGGTTTGCCTACAGTAAAATTTATTGCTGAAAGTCTGAATATTTCGCCTAGTTATATGGGTGGTTTATTGAAATTACTTACCGGTCAAAGTACACAACAGCACATTCAAAACAAAATTGTAGAAAAAGCCAAAGAGAAACTCTCCACTACTAATTTATCTGTCGGTGAGATTGCTTATGAATTAGGTTTTGAACATTCACAATCATTCAATAAATTTTTTAAGACCAAAACGAAACTTTCTCCTTTAGAATTTAGAACTTCTTTCAATTAG
- a CDS encoding nuclear transport factor 2 family protein, translating to MTTDNLTKNQLSEERFNWLKEAYTIIDSLDANTNHNLYAENSEVIFGNRPAVQGRENIITMFKHFWTTIEGYSHSFVSVFGQDDAFAVETVVNYTRLDATTIGIPAVTVIEMNEKNQIQSMRIFIDIAPLHQI from the coding sequence ATGACAACAGATAATTTAACAAAAAACCAATTAAGCGAAGAACGTTTTAACTGGTTGAAAGAAGCTTACACCATTATCGATTCATTAGATGCCAACACGAACCACAATTTGTATGCTGAAAATAGCGAAGTGATATTTGGTAATCGTCCCGCTGTTCAAGGAAGAGAAAACATCATTACAATGTTCAAACATTTTTGGACTACTATTGAAGGATATAGCCATTCTTTTGTTTCTGTATTTGGGCAAGATGATGCTTTTGCTGTAGAAACAGTAGTGAATTATACCCGATTGGATGCTACAACTATTGGTATTCCTGCGGTTACTGTAATTGAAATGAATGAAAAGAATCAGATTCAATCGATGCGTATTTTCATTGATATTGCTCCTCTTCATCAAATTTAA